The genome window GGTGGTTGGTCCCGTGGGAGCAGCCCTCGGCATGGAGGACATCACTACCCGCATCGGCTACCAGTCCTCGGGTGATGACAACGCCATCATCCAGGGCGTGGCGGGCACGGCGGATTCGCCGACGACCCTGGGCTGGGTCGGCTTCGCCTACGTGGAGGAGAACCTCGATTCCGTGAAACCGCTTGCGATCGACGCGGGTGATGGCTGCATCGAGCCGACAATCGAGACGATCGCCTCCGGTGATTACCCAATCGCGCGCCCTCTCTTCATCTACGTGAATGCCGCGGTCGCTGAGGAAAACGACGCACTCGCCGCGTTTGTCGACTTCTACCTGTCCGACGAGGGCCGGGCCTCGGTCAGCGAGGTCAGGTACGTCGACATCCCCGATGAGGATTGGCAGGCGACCGTTGACACGTGGGAGGCGCGGACGACGGGCGCCCATTACGGCAGCTGAACAGGCGGCCGTCTCGTGATGCCGGACGGGGTTCGCTCGTCCGGCTCACAAGCTCGAGGAACGGCATCCGCTCCCACGTTGACCGATAGACTCTGAATTCGATGGCGTCACCCACCGCACCCCCCCACCTGAGCATCGCGGATCTGCAGGGCTCACAGCGGCACCGACGAACCGAGGGTGCGATCCGACTGGTCTTCCTGGGGATGGCGGCGCTCTCCGTCGTTGTCACCGCCCTGATCTTCCTGGCGCTCATCGGAGAGGCATGGAACTTCATCAGCAAGGTGGAGCTGCCGGCCCTCTGGTCCGGCGGCTGGTTCCCACGGCGCGGGATGTACGACATCGGCACCATCCTTGCCGGGACGCTCGTGATCGCCGGCATCGGGATGGTGGTTGCCATTCCCCTTGGACTCGGTGCCGCCATCTACCTGGCCGAATACGCCGGCCATCGCGCCCGCGCCTACCTCAAGCCGGTCCTGGAGATGCTGGCCGCGGTCCCGAGCATCGTGCTCGGCTATTTCGCCCTCCAGTGGATCAGCCCGAACATCGTCCAGACGCTTTGCGTCAGCGGTGCCTCCGTCTTCAACATGGCGGCCGCTGGCCTTGCGGTGGGGATCCTGGTCACGCCACTCATCGCATCCATCGCCGAGGACGCGATGTATGCCGTGCCGCGGTCGCTCCGTGAGGCGTCGTACGGGCTCGGCGCCAGAAAGCGCACGACGAGCCTTCGGATCGTCCTGCCGGCTGCGGTCTCCGGAATCGTGGCGGCGATAATCGTCGGCTTCAGCCGGGCCGTCGGGGAGACCATGATCGTCTCGATCGCCGCAGGCGGCACCGGTGGCTCGCTCTTCGGCCTCAATCCCTGCGGCCAGGGACAGACCATGACCGCCGCAATGACCGCGCTTGCAACCGGCTCCGATCAGGTCCGCGGCGCCGATCTTGCCTATCCGAGCCTCTTCTTCGTCGGCCTGCTCCTGTTCGGGATCACGCTGACGCTCAACGTGTTCAGTGAGCGCTTCGTGCGTCGTACGAGGTTGAGGTACTGATGTCGAACATCGCGACGGGCGCCCGAGTGAGCGCCGAGCTTGTCCGGCAACGCATCAGCGGCCGACGCTCGGATGTCGGCGGGCGCCTGTTCGAGGGCCTGCTGCTGCTGGCGCTCCTCGCCTCGCTCGCCGTGCTCCTGACGCTGCTCGTGGACGTCACGACCCGGGGCATCGGCGTCTACCTGGAGCGCGGCCTCGACTTCATCGGTTCACCGCTGTCACGAGATCCTGCGCAGGCGGGAGTCGGCCAAGGTCTGTTTGGATCACTCCTGCTCATGCTCCTGGTGGCGGTGACGGCCTTTCCGATCGGCATTGGTGCGGCGATCTATCTCGAGGAGTACGCGCGCGACACGACCTTCACGAGGTTCGTCACCGCGAATATTCGGAACCTGGCCGGCGTCCCGTCGATCGTCTACGGGCTGCTGGGCCTCGCCGTCTTCGTGGTGGCGCTCCGCGGATTCGTGGGCCCCGATTCTCAGGGGCGCAGTGTGCTGGCAGGCGGTCTGACACTGGCCATCGTAGTCCTCCCGATCGTGATCATCACCACCTCCGAGGCGCTGCGAGCGGTCCCCTCCGGTATCCGCGAGGCGGCCTACGGCGTCGGCGCTACCCGTTGGCAGACGGTGCGCAGTCACGTGATCCCCTACGCGGCGCCGGGAATCCTGACCGGGACGATCCTCTCCATGGCGCGGGCATTCGGGGAGACAGCACCATTGATCATGGTCGGTGGAGCGGTGAGCTTCCTGAGCACCGGCGACCAAGGGGTCATCGAGACGCTGCAGGGCAAGTACACGACCGTACCAACCACGATCTACCAGTGGGTCCAGCGGCCGGAGCGCGAGTTCATCGAGCTGAGCGCGGCTGGAATCCTGGCGTTGCTAGTCACCATCCTGCTCGTCAACGGCTTGGCGATCATCCTGCGAAACCGATATGCCCGAAAGTGGTGACGATGTGACAGTGGAGGCCAAAGTGACCGCTGTTCCGCCTCTTGACCAAGACGAGCGCGCAGGGCCGACAATACGTGTGATGCCAGGTCCTGAGGCAAAAGAGATCGAGCGGCTCTCAGCCGCCAGTTCCGGTACGGCTGCGACGCTCGAATTCGCGGCACAGGACGTCGTCTTCGACCTTCAGTCGCTCTCGTGTTTCTATGGCTCCTTCCGAGCGGTGCGCGAGATCTCGCTGCAGGTGCCGAGGAACCAGATCACGGCCATCATCGGTCCGTCGGGTTGCGGCAAGAGCACCCTCTTGCGCAGTTTCAACCGCATGAACGACCTCGTCGACGGAGCCCGCGTCGAAGGCAGGGTTCTGTATCACGGCGTGGACCTGTACAGCGACGGGGTCGATCCGGTAGAGGTTCGGCGTCGGATCGGCATGGTCTTCCAGAAGCCGAACCCATTCCCAAAGTCGATCTACGATAACGTCGCCTTCGGTCCGCGCGTGGCCGGCTTCCGCGGCGATATGGCCGAGCTCGTCGAGCAGTCCCTGCGGCGGGCCGTTCTCTGGGACGAGGTCAAGGACAAGCTCCGCTCGCCGGGAACCGACCTCTCCGGTGGGCAGCAGCAGCGCCTGTGCATCGCCCGCGCGATCGCGGTAGAGCCCGATGTCATCCTGATGGACGAGCCGTGCTCCGCCCTCGACCCGGTGGCGACCCTGCGCATCGAGGAGCTCATGCATGAGCTCAAGCAGAATTACACGATTGTGATCGTGACCCATAACATGCAGCAGGCAGCCCGCGCCAGTGACGTCACCGCGTTCCTGACCATGGGGGACGATCGTGCGGGCTACCTGGTCGAGATGGACACCACCGACAAGATATTCACTCGACCTGAGCATCGGCTCACGGAGGACTACATCACCGGCCGGTTCGGCTAGGAGGCGCGTCATGGAGCGAGGCAGCGGGCAGGCTGGGGTCAGCATCGGCCATGGACACGAGCACCTGCGGCCGACCTTCGAGCAGGCCCTCGCCGACCTGAAGGACAACGTGCTGCGGCTCGGCGCGCTGGTCGAGCGAGCCGTGGAGCGCGCCGCGCGTGCCCTCGTCGAGCGGGATGTGGATCTCGCGGACCAGGTGCGCTGGGAGGATGCCACCGTCAACGAACTGCAGCGCTCCATCAACCACGAGATCACGTCGCTGATCGCTCGGCAGGGCCCGGTGGCCCGCGACGTCCGAGAGCTGCTCGCGCTCTATCACGCGGCCGCAGAGCTGGAGCGGATGGGAGACTACGCGACCAGCATCGCCAAGCTCGCTCAGCAGCTGGCCTCGGAGCCGGAGGAGCCGATCTTCCGCCAGATCCCCGAGATGGAGCGCCTCTGCCGCTCCCAGCTGCGCGCCGCCATGCGCGCATTGGTTGACGTCAGCGAGGAGCAGGCGCGCGCGGTCTGCGCCGGCGACGACGAGCTCGATGCCCTGTACAAGAGCGTCTACGAGTCCTCCATCGCCCTCATGGAGAGATCTCCGGATCGCGCCCGGCAGGCGACCCACATGCTCTTCGCCGCCCATCACCTCGAGCGCCTTGGCGACCGAGTCACGAATATCGGCGAGGACGTCGTCTTCCTTGTGACCGGACAGATCGAGGACCTCAATCCCTGAGCGACTGGTTCCGTTGTCCGGCGTGAAGCGGCGCATCCTGGTAGTCGAGGACGATCGCACCCTGCGCCAGGCGCTCGTCTTCAACCTCGAGCGCGAGGGGTACGAGGTCCACGGTGCGGTGGATGGCGAGCAGGCGCTTGCCGCGGCGCGCGACGGCGGCGTCGACCTGATGTTGCTCGACCTGATGCTCCCCGGCATGAGCGGCCTGGAGGTGCTGCGCACGATGCGCGCCGAGGGGAACGACACGCCGGTCGTGATCCTGTCCGCCAAGGGAGGCGAGATCGACCGGGTGGTTGGCCTGAAGGTCGGAGCCGATGACTACATCCCCAAGCCGTTCAGCCGCCCGGAGCTGCTCGCCCGGGTCGAGTCCGTGCTGCGCCGTCAGCGTCGGTCCGAGGCTGCGGCGGACGAGCGGCTGGCCGAGGTGCGCAGCGGGGCCTTGGTGATCGACCGGGGCCGGCACCTGGCGACATTCAACGGCGAGCCGCTTCGGCTGACGACCAAGGAGTTCGAGCTTCTTGCCCACCTGGCCGGGCATCCGGGTCGCATCTTCACCCGCGAGCAGCTTCTGACTCGCATCTGGCCCTTCGACTTCGGGGGCGACAGCCGGACCGTGGACGTGCACGTCAGCTGGCTGCGCTCGAAGCTGCGCGCGCTCGACGGGCACAACTACTTCCGGACCGTCCGCGGGGTCGGTTACGCCTTCGCACCCCGCCCAGATGTCCACTGATCCGCTGGCCGCGGCGGCCTTCGCGGCG of Chloroflexota bacterium contains these proteins:
- the pstC gene encoding phosphate ABC transporter permease subunit PstC, translated to MASPTAPPHLSIADLQGSQRHRRTEGAIRLVFLGMAALSVVVTALIFLALIGEAWNFISKVELPALWSGGWFPRRGMYDIGTILAGTLVIAGIGMVVAIPLGLGAAIYLAEYAGHRARAYLKPVLEMLAAVPSIVLGYFALQWISPNIVQTLCVSGASVFNMAAAGLAVGILVTPLIASIAEDAMYAVPRSLREASYGLGARKRTTSLRIVLPAAVSGIVAAIIVGFSRAVGETMIVSIAAGGTGGSLFGLNPCGQGQTMTAAMTALATGSDQVRGADLAYPSLFFVGLLLFGITLTLNVFSERFVRRTRLRY
- the pstA gene encoding phosphate ABC transporter permease PstA, with the protein product MSNIATGARVSAELVRQRISGRRSDVGGRLFEGLLLLALLASLAVLLTLLVDVTTRGIGVYLERGLDFIGSPLSRDPAQAGVGQGLFGSLLLMLLVAVTAFPIGIGAAIYLEEYARDTTFTRFVTANIRNLAGVPSIVYGLLGLAVFVVALRGFVGPDSQGRSVLAGGLTLAIVVLPIVIITTSEALRAVPSGIREAAYGVGATRWQTVRSHVIPYAAPGILTGTILSMARAFGETAPLIMVGGAVSFLSTGDQGVIETLQGKYTTVPTTIYQWVQRPEREFIELSAAGILALLVTILLVNGLAIILRNRYARKW
- the pstB gene encoding phosphate ABC transporter ATP-binding protein PstB; this encodes MPGPEAKEIERLSAASSGTAATLEFAAQDVVFDLQSLSCFYGSFRAVREISLQVPRNQITAIIGPSGCGKSTLLRSFNRMNDLVDGARVEGRVLYHGVDLYSDGVDPVEVRRRIGMVFQKPNPFPKSIYDNVAFGPRVAGFRGDMAELVEQSLRRAVLWDEVKDKLRSPGTDLSGGQQQRLCIARAIAVEPDVILMDEPCSALDPVATLRIEELMHELKQNYTIVIVTHNMQQAARASDVTAFLTMGDDRAGYLVEMDTTDKIFTRPEHRLTEDYITGRFG
- the phoU gene encoding phosphate signaling complex protein PhoU; the protein is MERGSGQAGVSIGHGHEHLRPTFEQALADLKDNVLRLGALVERAVERAARALVERDVDLADQVRWEDATVNELQRSINHEITSLIARQGPVARDVRELLALYHAAAELERMGDYATSIAKLAQQLASEPEEPIFRQIPEMERLCRSQLRAAMRALVDVSEEQARAVCAGDDELDALYKSVYESSIALMERSPDRARQATHMLFAAHHLERLGDRVTNIGEDVVFLVTGQIEDLNP
- a CDS encoding response regulator transcription factor codes for the protein MKRRILVVEDDRTLRQALVFNLEREGYEVHGAVDGEQALAAARDGGVDLMLLDLMLPGMSGLEVLRTMRAEGNDTPVVILSAKGGEIDRVVGLKVGADDYIPKPFSRPELLARVESVLRRQRRSEAAADERLAEVRSGALVIDRGRHLATFNGEPLRLTTKEFELLAHLAGHPGRIFTREQLLTRIWPFDFGGDSRTVDVHVSWLRSKLRALDGHNYFRTVRGVGYAFAPRPDVH